Below is a window of Clostridium sp. JN-1 DNA.
GTATCTTTACCTGGTAAATCATGATACCTCATTTTATTATTTTCATTATCAACTATGTATTCCTTCATACAAAACCTCCATAATTAAACATAAATTTTTTTATCTTTTTCTAAATAATTGGAATTTAGCTATTTCATTCTTTTAATTGTTTCATCCAGTGAAATACATTCTGAATATCTGCCATTCCACATAAATTCATTGTAATATTGATAGCTTTGCTTAGCTGACATAAATTTATTATTAACTGTTGTATTTGCATATGCTGGAACAATAATATTAAACCCATGTTCAAATCCACATTTTATAGTAGTATCAATACAATAATCTGTTTGAAGCCCTACAATAATTATATCTTTTTCACCTTTACCTATTAAATATTCTAACAATCCAGTCCCTTTAAAAGCACTATTAACCTTTTTATCAAATATTTTTTCATCATTCATTGGTTGAAACTTTTCATATATTTCAAAGCCGTCAGTTCCTTTTGTTAATTCATTCCCTATTCCATCATCATGACGTACATATATTACTTCAATATTATTTGTCCTAGCCTCATGTATTATTTCTTTAACATTAGATACAAACCTATCAAATTCATATAATTCTTCATTTGTTATTAACTTTTGTGTATCAACAACTAATAAAACCATTTTAATCTCCTTTTAAAATTTACTATCTATAGTATTCAACCTTAAATTGAAAAATTGAAAATTTAACAATTTAATA
It encodes the following:
- a CDS encoding cysteine hydrolase family protein, with the translated sequence MVLLVVDTQKLITNEELYEFDRFVSNVKEIIHEARTNNIEVIYVRHDDGIGNELTKGTDGFEIYEKFQPMNDEKIFDKKVNSAFKGTGLLEYLIGKGEKDIIIVGLQTDYCIDTTIKCGFEHGFNIIVPAYANTTVNNKFMSAKQSYQYYNEFMWNGRYSECISLDETIKRMK